One window of Enterobacter pseudoroggenkampii genomic DNA carries:
- the yhbY gene encoding ribosome assembly RNA-binding protein YhbY: MNLSTKQKQHLKGLAHPLKPVVMLGNNGLTEGVLAEIEQALEHHELIKVKIASEDRDTKNLIVEAIVRETGACNVQVIGKTLVLYRPSKERKISLPR; the protein is encoded by the coding sequence ATGAATCTGAGTACTAAACAAAAACAGCACCTTAAAGGTCTGGCACATCCGCTCAAGCCTGTAGTGATGCTTGGCAACAATGGTTTGACCGAAGGGGTGCTTGCCGAGATTGAACAAGCGCTGGAACACCACGAGCTGATCAAGGTGAAAATCGCCTCTGAAGACAGAGACACTAAAAACCTGATCGTGGAAGCCATCGTGCGCGAAACCGGCGCCTGTAATGTACAGGTCATCGGTAAAACGCTGGTGCTCTACCGCCCGTCTAAAGAGCGTAAAATCTCGCTGCCACGTTAA
- the folP gene encoding dihydropteroate synthase: protein MKLFAQDSHLDLSHPHVMGILNVTPDSFSDGGTHNTLIEAVKHANLMINAGATIIDVGGESTRPGAADVSVEEELARVVPVVEAIAQRFEVWISVDTSKPEVIREVARVGAHIINDIRSLTEPGALEAAAETGLPVCLMHMQGQPKTMQEAPKYDDVFADVYRFFIEHIARCERAGIPKEKLLLDPGFGFGKNLSHNYALLARLSEFHHFGLPLLVGMSRKSMIGQLLNVGPSERLSGSLACAVIAAMQGAHIIRVHDVKETVEAMRVVEATLAAKENKRYE, encoded by the coding sequence ATGAAATTATTCGCTCAGGACTCGCATCTCGATCTTTCACATCCCCATGTGATGGGGATCCTGAATGTTACCCCTGACTCCTTCTCTGACGGCGGCACGCACAACACGCTTATCGAGGCGGTTAAGCACGCGAATTTAATGATTAATGCGGGTGCCACCATCATTGACGTCGGCGGCGAATCGACGCGTCCTGGTGCGGCGGACGTGTCTGTGGAAGAAGAACTGGCGCGCGTTGTGCCGGTGGTTGAAGCGATTGCACAGCGGTTTGAAGTATGGATTTCCGTTGATACCTCCAAACCCGAAGTGATTCGTGAAGTGGCGAGAGTGGGCGCTCACATTATTAATGATATTCGCTCACTCACCGAGCCTGGCGCACTTGAAGCCGCGGCAGAGACGGGGTTACCGGTATGCCTGATGCACATGCAGGGCCAACCGAAAACCATGCAGGAAGCACCGAAGTATGACGATGTCTTTGCCGACGTGTATCGCTTCTTTATTGAGCATATTGCACGCTGTGAACGTGCAGGTATCCCAAAAGAGAAATTGCTGCTCGACCCGGGGTTCGGTTTCGGTAAAAATCTCTCACACAATTATGCGTTGCTTGCGCGCCTGTCGGAATTCCATCATTTTGGCCTGCCGTTACTGGTGGGGATGTCGAGAAAGTCGATGATTGGGCAGTTGCTGAACGTGGGGCCGAGCGAACGCCTGAGCGGCAGCCTGGCCTGCGCAGTGATTGCGGCGATGCAGGGTGCGCACATTATTCGTGTCCATGACGTCAAAGAAACAGTAGAAGCCATGCGTGTGGTGGAAGCCACACTGGCAGCGAAGGAAAACAAACGCTATGAGTAA
- the argG gene encoding argininosuccinate synthase, with protein sequence MTTILKHLPVGQRIGIAFSGGLDTSAALLWMRQKGAVPYAYTANLGQPDEDDYDAIPRRAKEYGAENARLIDCRKQLVAEGIAAIQCGAFHNTTGGLTYFNTTPLGRAVTGTMLVAAMKEDGVNIWGDGSTYKGNDIERFYRYGLLTNAELQIYKPWLDTDFIDELGGRHEMSEFMIACGFDYKMSVEKAYSTDSNMLGATHEAKDLEFLNSSVKIVNPIMGVKFWDENVKIQAEEVTVRFERGHPVALNGKTFSDDVELMLEANRIGGRHGLGMSDQIENRIIEAKSRGIYEAPGMALLHIAYERLLTGIHNEDTIEQYHSHGRQLGKLLYQGRWFDPQALMLRDALQRWVASAITGEVTLELRRGNDYSILNTVSDNLTYKAERLTMEKGESVFSPDDRIGQLTMRNLDITDTREKLFNYVENGLLSASSGNGLPQVENLEHSDKK encoded by the coding sequence ATGACGACGATTCTCAAGCATCTTCCGGTAGGACAACGTATTGGCATCGCTTTCTCAGGTGGCCTGGATACCAGCGCTGCACTGCTGTGGATGCGCCAGAAGGGAGCGGTTCCGTATGCCTATACTGCGAACCTGGGTCAGCCGGATGAGGACGACTATGATGCCATTCCTCGTCGCGCTAAAGAGTATGGTGCAGAGAACGCGCGCCTGATTGACTGCCGTAAGCAACTTGTCGCGGAAGGTATCGCGGCTATTCAGTGTGGTGCATTCCATAACACCACCGGCGGTCTGACCTATTTCAACACCACCCCGCTGGGCCGTGCGGTCACCGGCACCATGCTGGTTGCGGCGATGAAAGAAGACGGCGTCAACATCTGGGGTGACGGCAGCACCTATAAAGGAAACGATATCGAACGCTTCTATCGCTATGGCCTGCTGACCAACGCCGAACTGCAGATTTACAAACCGTGGCTGGACACCGACTTCATCGACGAGCTGGGTGGTCGTCATGAGATGTCCGAGTTTATGATCGCCTGCGGTTTCGACTATAAGATGTCAGTCGAGAAAGCCTATTCCACCGACTCCAACATGCTGGGTGCGACGCACGAAGCGAAAGACCTGGAATTCCTGAACTCCAGCGTGAAGATCGTTAACCCGATCATGGGCGTGAAGTTCTGGGACGAGAACGTCAAAATCCAGGCAGAAGAAGTGACCGTGCGTTTCGAACGCGGCCATCCGGTTGCGCTGAACGGTAAAACCTTCTCTGACGATGTTGAGCTGATGCTGGAAGCTAACCGTATTGGCGGTCGTCACGGTCTGGGCATGAGCGATCAGATTGAAAACCGTATCATCGAAGCGAAAAGCCGTGGCATTTATGAAGCCCCGGGAATGGCGCTGCTGCACATCGCTTACGAGCGTCTGCTGACCGGCATTCACAACGAAGACACCATTGAGCAGTATCACTCTCATGGCCGTCAGCTGGGCAAACTGCTGTATCAGGGCCGCTGGTTCGATCCACAGGCGCTGATGCTGCGTGATGCGCTGCAGCGTTGGGTGGCAAGCGCGATCACCGGTGAAGTGACCCTCGAACTGCGTCGCGGTAACGACTACTCAATCCTGAACACCGTGTCTGACAACCTGACCTATAAAGCAGAGCGTCTGACTATGGAGAAAGGTGAATCTGTGTTCTCACCAGACGATCGTATTGGTCAGCTGACCATGCGTAACCTGGACATCACCGATACACGTGAGAAGCTGTTCAACTATGTTGAGAACGGTTTGCTGTCAGCGAGTTCAGGTAACGGCCTGCCGCAGGTTGAAAACCTGGAGCACAGCGATAAGAAATAA
- the secG gene encoding preprotein translocase subunit SecG yields MYEALLVVFLIVAIALVALIMLQQGKGADMGASFGAGASGTLFGSSGSANFMTRTTAILATLFFIISLVLGNINSNKTSKGSEWENLSAPAKTEQTQPAAPAKPTSDIPH; encoded by the coding sequence ATGTACGAAGCTCTTTTAGTTGTTTTCCTTATTGTAGCCATCGCTCTCGTAGCGCTGATTATGCTGCAGCAAGGTAAAGGCGCTGATATGGGAGCCTCCTTCGGAGCAGGCGCTTCCGGTACGCTGTTCGGTTCAAGTGGTTCTGCGAACTTCATGACCCGCACAACGGCGATTCTGGCTACGCTGTTCTTCATCATCAGTCTGGTGCTTGGCAATATCAACAGCAATAAGACCAGCAAAGGAAGCGAGTGGGAAAACCTGAGCGCGCCAGCGAAAACTGAGCAGACTCAGCCAGCTGCACCGGCTAAGCCAACCAGCGATATCCCGCACTAA
- the ftsH gene encoding ATP-dependent zinc metalloprotease FtsH, giving the protein MAKNLILWLVIAVVLMSVFQSFGPSESNGRKVDYSTFLQEVNQDQVREARINGREINVTKKDSNRYTTYIPVNDPKLLDNLLTKNVKVVGEPPEEPSLLASIFISWFPMLLLIGVWIFFMRQMQGGGGKGAMSFGKSKARMLTEDQIKTTFADVAGCDEAKEEVGELVEYLREPSRFQKLGGKIPKGVLMVGPPGTGKTLLAKAIAGEAKVPFFTISGSDFVEMFVGVGASRVRDMFEQAKKAAPCIIFIDEIDAVGRQRGAGLGGGHDEREQTLNQMLVEMDGFEGNEGIIVIAATNRPDVLDPALLRPGRFDRQVVVGLPDVRGREQILKVHMRRVPLAPDIDAAIIARGTPGFSGADLANLVNEAALFAARGNKRVVSMVEFEKAKDKIMMGAERRSMVMTEAQKESTAYHEAGHAIIGRLVPEHDPVHKVTIIPRGRALGVTFFLPEGDAISASRQKLESQISTLYGGRLAEEIIYGVEHVSTGASNDIKVATNLARNMVTQWGFSDKLGPLLYAEEEGEVFLGRSVAKAKHMSDETARIIDQEVKSLVERNYARARQILNDNMDILHSMKDALMKYETIDAPQIDDLMARREVRPPAGWEDPGASNNSDNNGTPRAPRPVDEPRTPNPGNTMSEQLGDK; this is encoded by the coding sequence ATGGCGAAAAACCTAATACTCTGGCTGGTCATTGCCGTTGTGCTGATGTCAGTATTCCAGAGCTTTGGGCCCAGCGAGTCGAATGGCCGCAAGGTGGATTATTCTACCTTCCTGCAGGAGGTCAATCAGGACCAGGTTCGCGAAGCGCGTATCAACGGACGTGAGATCAACGTTACCAAGAAAGATAGTAACCGTTACACGACTTACATCCCGGTGAACGATCCTAAGCTGCTTGATAACCTTCTGACCAAAAACGTCAAGGTAGTTGGCGAGCCGCCAGAAGAACCAAGCCTGCTGGCTTCTATCTTCATTTCCTGGTTCCCGATGCTGCTTCTTATCGGCGTCTGGATCTTCTTTATGCGCCAGATGCAGGGCGGCGGTGGCAAAGGTGCCATGTCGTTCGGTAAGAGCAAGGCGCGTATGTTAACGGAAGATCAGATCAAGACCACTTTTGCAGACGTTGCCGGGTGTGACGAAGCGAAAGAAGAGGTCGGCGAACTGGTTGAATACCTGCGTGAACCGAGCCGTTTCCAGAAGCTGGGCGGTAAGATCCCGAAAGGCGTGCTGATGGTTGGCCCTCCGGGTACCGGTAAAACCCTGCTGGCGAAAGCCATTGCGGGCGAAGCGAAGGTGCCGTTCTTTACTATTTCAGGTTCTGACTTCGTTGAAATGTTCGTGGGTGTCGGTGCATCTCGTGTGCGTGACATGTTCGAGCAGGCCAAGAAGGCAGCACCGTGCATTATCTTCATCGATGAAATCGACGCCGTAGGCCGCCAGCGTGGCGCAGGTCTGGGCGGTGGTCATGATGAACGTGAACAGACGCTGAACCAGATGCTGGTTGAGATGGACGGTTTCGAAGGTAACGAAGGTATCATCGTTATCGCGGCGACTAACCGTCCGGACGTACTTGACCCTGCGCTGCTGCGTCCAGGCCGTTTCGACCGTCAGGTTGTTGTGGGTCTGCCGGACGTTCGCGGTCGTGAACAGATTCTGAAAGTTCACATGCGTCGCGTACCGCTGGCACCAGATATCGACGCGGCAATCATTGCGCGCGGTACTCCTGGCTTCTCCGGTGCGGACCTGGCTAACCTGGTCAACGAAGCAGCTTTGTTTGCCGCTCGCGGTAACAAGCGCGTGGTGTCCATGGTGGAGTTCGAGAAAGCGAAAGACAAAATCATGATGGGTGCGGAACGTCGCTCCATGGTGATGACGGAAGCGCAGAAAGAGTCCACGGCATACCACGAAGCGGGTCACGCGATTATTGGTCGCCTCGTACCGGAACACGATCCGGTGCATAAAGTGACGATTATTCCGCGCGGTCGTGCGCTGGGTGTGACCTTCTTCCTGCCTGAAGGCGACGCGATCAGCGCCAGCCGTCAGAAACTGGAAAGTCAGATTTCTACCCTCTACGGTGGTCGCCTGGCAGAAGAGATTATCTACGGTGTGGAACATGTTTCTACCGGTGCGTCCAACGACATCAAAGTCGCGACCAACCTGGCGCGTAACATGGTGACGCAGTGGGGCTTCTCCGACAAACTCGGTCCACTGCTGTATGCAGAGGAAGAGGGTGAAGTCTTCCTGGGCCGTTCTGTGGCGAAAGCGAAACATATGTCCGATGAGACGGCACGTATCATCGACCAGGAAGTAAAATCTCTGGTAGAGCGTAACTATGCACGTGCTCGCCAGATCCTGAACGACAATATGGACATCCTGCATTCGATGAAAGATGCGCTCATGAAGTATGAGACCATCGATGCACCGCAGATTGACGACCTGATGGCGCGCCGTGAAGTGCGTCCGCCAGCAGGCTGGGAAGACCCAGGCGCTTCCAATAATTCTGACAACAATGGCACCCCGCGTGCGCCGCGTCCGGTTGATGAACCGCGTACGCCAAACCCGGGCAACACCATGTCAGAACAGTTGGGCGATAAGTAA
- the nusA gene encoding transcription termination factor NusA encodes MNKEILAVVEAVSNEKSLPREKIFEALESALATATKKKYEQEIDVRVEIDRKSGDFDTFRRWVIVEEVTQPTKEITLEAARFEDESLNVGDYVEDQIESVTFDRITTQTAKQVIVQKVREAERALVVDQFRDQEGEIITGVVKKVNRDNISLEIKSEGLPGNAEAVILREDMLPRENFRPGDRIRGVLYAVRPEARGAQLFVTRSKPEMLVELFRIEVPEIGEEVIEIKAAARDPGSRAKIAVKTNDKRIDPVGACVGMRGARVQAVSTELGGERIDIVLWDDNPAQFVINAMAPADVASIVVDEDKHTMDIAVEAGNLAQAIGRNGQNVRLASQLSGWELNVMTVDDLQAKHQAEAHAAIDTFTKYLDIDEDFATVLVEEGFSTLEELAYVPMKELLEIDGLDEPTVEALRERAKNALTTLALAQEESLGDKKPADDLLNLEGLDRAIAFKLAARGVCTLEDLAEQGVDDLADIEGLTDEKAGELIMAARNICWFGDEA; translated from the coding sequence ATGAACAAAGAAATTTTGGCTGTTGTTGAAGCCGTCTCCAACGAGAAATCACTGCCGCGTGAAAAGATTTTTGAAGCGCTGGAAAGTGCACTGGCTACAGCAACCAAGAAAAAATACGAACAAGAGATCGATGTTCGCGTAGAAATCGATCGTAAAAGCGGTGACTTCGATACATTCCGTCGTTGGGTAATCGTTGAAGAAGTGACCCAGCCGACCAAAGAGATCACCCTGGAAGCCGCCCGTTTTGAAGACGAAAGTCTGAACGTGGGTGACTACGTTGAAGATCAGATTGAATCTGTGACCTTCGACCGTATCACCACCCAGACCGCTAAACAGGTTATCGTGCAGAAAGTGCGCGAAGCCGAGCGCGCGCTGGTTGTCGATCAGTTCCGCGATCAGGAAGGCGAAATCATCACCGGCGTGGTGAAGAAAGTGAACCGCGACAATATCTCCCTGGAGATCAAATCCGAAGGGTTGCCGGGTAACGCTGAAGCCGTGATCCTGCGTGAAGATATGCTGCCGCGTGAAAACTTCCGTCCAGGCGACCGTATTCGCGGTGTTCTGTACGCCGTTCGCCCTGAAGCGCGTGGCGCACAGCTGTTCGTGACCCGTTCTAAACCAGAAATGCTGGTAGAACTGTTCCGTATCGAAGTACCGGAAATCGGTGAAGAAGTTATCGAGATTAAAGCGGCGGCTCGCGATCCGGGCTCCCGTGCGAAAATTGCGGTGAAAACCAACGACAAGCGTATCGACCCGGTCGGTGCTTGCGTCGGTATGCGCGGTGCGCGTGTCCAGGCAGTGTCTACTGAGCTGGGCGGCGAACGTATTGATATCGTTCTGTGGGATGACAACCCGGCGCAGTTCGTGATCAACGCAATGGCTCCAGCTGATGTGGCGTCTATCGTTGTTGACGAAGACAAACACACCATGGATATCGCTGTTGAAGCGGGCAACCTGGCGCAGGCAATCGGCCGTAACGGCCAGAACGTACGCCTGGCGTCACAGCTGAGCGGCTGGGAACTCAACGTGATGACCGTTGATGACCTGCAGGCTAAGCATCAGGCTGAAGCCCATGCGGCGATCGATACCTTCACGAAATACCTGGATATTGACGAAGACTTCGCCACTGTTCTGGTTGAAGAAGGTTTCTCTACGCTGGAAGAACTGGCCTATGTGCCAATGAAAGAGCTGCTGGAAATTGACGGTCTGGATGAACCAACCGTTGAAGCCCTGCGTGAACGCGCTAAAAACGCACTGACCACCCTGGCACTGGCTCAGGAAGAAAGCCTTGGCGATAAGAAGCCGGCTGATGACCTGCTGAATCTGGAAGGTCTTGATCGTGCGATTGCGTTCAAGCTGGCTGCCCGTGGTGTTTGTACGCTGGAAGATCTCGCTGAGCAAGGCGTTGATGACCTGGCTGATATCGAAGGTTTAACCGACGAGAAAGCCGGCGAGCTCATCATGGCCGCACGTAATATTTGCTGGTTCGGCGACGAAGCGTAA
- the rlmE gene encoding 23S rRNA (uridine(2552)-2'-O)-methyltransferase RlmE, with amino-acid sequence MTGKKRSASSSRWLQEHFSDKYVQQAQKKGLRSRAWFKLDEIQQSDKLFKPGMTVVDLGAAPGGWSQYAVTQIGGTGRIIACDLLPMDPIVGVDFLQGDFRDELVLKALLDRVGDSKVQVVMSDMAPNMCGTPAVDIPRAMYLVELALEMCRDVLAPGGSFVVKVFQGEGFEEYLKEIRSLFAKVKVRKPDSSRARSREVYIVATGRK; translated from the coding sequence ATGACAGGTAAAAAGCGTTCTGCCAGCTCCAGCCGCTGGCTCCAGGAACACTTTAGCGATAAATATGTTCAACAGGCACAGAAAAAGGGGTTGCGTTCCCGTGCCTGGTTTAAACTTGATGAAATACAGCAAAGTGACAAACTTTTTAAGCCGGGGATGACGGTTGTTGACCTCGGTGCGGCACCTGGCGGATGGTCCCAGTATGCGGTCACGCAGATCGGCGGAACGGGCCGAATCATCGCGTGCGATCTTTTACCAATGGATCCCATCGTCGGTGTCGACTTCCTTCAGGGCGACTTTCGTGATGAATTAGTGCTGAAAGCGTTACTTGATCGTGTAGGTGACAGTAAGGTCCAGGTTGTCATGTCAGATATGGCACCAAATATGTGCGGAACACCGGCGGTGGATATCCCCCGCGCCATGTATCTGGTGGAGCTAGCGTTAGAAATGTGTCGTGATGTACTAGCGCCTGGTGGTAGTTTTGTTGTGAAGGTGTTTCAGGGCGAAGGTTTCGAGGAGTATCTTAAGGAAATTCGCTCCCTGTTTGCGAAGGTCAAAGTTCGTAAGCCGGACTCTTCCCGGGCCCGTTCCCGTGAAGTGTATATTGTAGCGACCGGGCGAAAATGA
- the greA gene encoding transcription elongation factor GreA produces MQAIPMTLRGAEKLREELDFLKSVRRPEIIAAIADAREHGDLKENAEYHAAREQQGFCEGRIKDIEAKLSNAQVIDITKMPNNGRVIFGSTVTVLNLDNDEEQTYRIVGDDEADFKQNLISVNSPIARGLIGKEQDDVVTIRTPGGEVEYEIIKVEYL; encoded by the coding sequence ATGCAAGCTATTCCGATGACCTTACGTGGTGCCGAAAAACTGCGCGAAGAGCTGGATTTCCTGAAATCCGTGCGTCGTCCTGAAATCATCGCCGCTATCGCGGATGCGCGCGAGCATGGCGACCTGAAAGAGAATGCTGAATACCACGCCGCGCGTGAGCAGCAGGGCTTCTGTGAAGGGCGTATTAAAGATATCGAAGCAAAACTGTCCAATGCACAGGTTATCGACATCACCAAAATGCCTAACAACGGGCGTGTGATCTTTGGTTCTACCGTGACCGTGCTGAACCTGGACAACGACGAAGAGCAGACCTATCGCATCGTGGGTGATGATGAAGCTGATTTCAAACAGAACCTGATTTCGGTGAACTCGCCGATTGCTCGCGGCCTGATTGGCAAAGAGCAGGACGATGTTGTCACCATCCGCACCCCTGGCGGTGAAGTAGAATACGAAATTATTAAGGTTGAATACCTGTAA
- the glmM gene encoding phosphoglucosamine mutase, whose protein sequence is MSNRKYFGTDGIRGRVGDAPITPDFVLKLGWAAGKVLARHGSRKIIIGKDTRISGYMLESALEAGLAAAGLSASFTGPMPTPAVAYLTRTFRAEAGIVISASHNPFYDNGIKFFSIDGTKLPDDVEEAIEAEMEKEITCVDSAELGKANRIVDAAGRYIEFCKGTFPNELSLAHLKIVVDCANGATYHIAPNVFRELGAKVIAIGCEPDGLNINEQVGATDVRALQARVLAEKADLGIALDGDGDRVIMVDHEGNKVDGDQILYIIAREGLRQGQLRGGAVGTLMSNMGLELALKQLGIPFVRAKVGDRYVLEKLQEKGWRIGAENSGHVILLDKTTTGDGIVAALQVVAAMARNHMSLHDLCSGMKMFPQILVNVRFTAGKGDPLENENVKAVMADVEAALGSRGRVLLRKSGTEPLIRVMVEGEDEAQVTEFAHRIADAVKAA, encoded by the coding sequence ATGAGTAATCGTAAATATTTTGGTACCGACGGTATCCGTGGGCGTGTAGGCGATGCTCCCATCACCCCTGATTTTGTCCTGAAGCTCGGCTGGGCTGCTGGCAAGGTACTGGCGCGTCATGGTTCACGTAAAATTATCATCGGTAAAGACACCCGTATTTCGGGCTATATGCTGGAGTCCGCGCTTGAAGCGGGTCTGGCAGCTGCCGGACTGTCCGCCTCCTTTACGGGCCCAATGCCAACGCCTGCAGTCGCGTATCTGACGCGCACCTTCCGTGCGGAAGCGGGGATTGTCATCTCGGCTTCTCACAACCCGTTCTACGACAACGGCATTAAATTCTTCTCCATTGACGGCACCAAGCTGCCGGATGACGTGGAAGAGGCGATTGAAGCCGAAATGGAAAAAGAGATCACCTGTGTTGATTCCGCAGAGCTGGGTAAAGCGAACCGTATCGTCGATGCGGCGGGGCGTTACATCGAATTCTGTAAAGGTACCTTCCCGAATGAGCTGAGCCTGGCTCATCTGAAAATTGTGGTGGACTGTGCGAACGGTGCGACCTACCACATCGCCCCAAATGTTTTCCGCGAACTGGGTGCGAAAGTGATCGCCATCGGCTGCGAGCCGGATGGTCTGAACATTAACGAGCAGGTGGGGGCAACTGACGTTCGTGCCCTGCAGGCGCGTGTTCTGGCGGAGAAAGCCGATCTCGGTATTGCGCTGGACGGCGACGGTGACCGCGTGATCATGGTCGACCACGAAGGTAACAAGGTCGACGGCGATCAGATCCTCTACATCATTGCACGTGAAGGTCTGCGTCAGGGCCAGCTGCGCGGCGGTGCGGTAGGTACGCTGATGAGTAACATGGGCCTGGAACTGGCGCTGAAACAGCTCGGTATTCCGTTCGTGCGCGCGAAAGTGGGTGACCGCTACGTGCTGGAAAAACTGCAGGAGAAGGGCTGGCGCATCGGTGCAGAAAACTCGGGTCACGTCATCCTGCTCGACAAAACCACCACCGGTGACGGTATCGTGGCCGCGCTGCAGGTGGTTGCCGCGATGGCGCGCAACCATATGAGCCTGCACGATCTGTGCAGCGGAATGAAAATGTTCCCACAGATCCTGGTGAACGTGCGCTTTACTGCTGGCAAAGGCGATCCGCTGGAAAATGAGAACGTCAAAGCGGTGATGGCTGATGTTGAAGCGGCTCTGGGCAGCCGTGGACGCGTGCTGCTGCGTAAGTCCGGTACCGAACCGCTGATCCGCGTGATGGTGGAAGGCGAAGACGAAGCGCAGGTCACCGAATTTGCGCACCGTATTGCGGATGCTGTGAAAGCTGCATAA
- the rimP gene encoding ribosome maturation factor RimP, which produces MSTLEQKLTEMITAPVEALGYELVGIEFVRGRTSTLRIYIDSEDGINVDDCADVSHQVSAVLDVEDPITVAYNLEVSSPGLDRPMFTAEHYVRFTGEEVALVLRMAVQNRRKWQGIIKAVDGEMITVTVEGKDEVFALSNIQKANLVPHF; this is translated from the coding sequence TTGTCCACATTAGAGCAAAAATTAACAGAGATGATTACTGCACCGGTCGAAGCACTGGGCTACGAACTGGTCGGCATCGAATTCGTTCGCGGCCGTACATCGACGCTGCGCATCTATATTGATAGTGAAGATGGCATCAATGTTGATGATTGTGCTGATGTCAGCCACCAGGTGAGTGCGGTTCTTGATGTTGAAGACCCGATTACCGTTGCGTACAACCTGGAAGTTTCCTCACCTGGCCTCGATCGCCCGATGTTCACGGCCGAGCACTATGTGCGCTTTACCGGTGAAGAAGTGGCTCTCGTTCTGCGTATGGCCGTACAGAACCGCCGTAAATGGCAGGGAATTATCAAAGCTGTTGATGGTGAAATGATCACGGTGACAGTCGAAGGCAAAGATGAAGTGTTCGCGCTGAGTAATATCCAGAAGGCGAACCTGGTTCCCCACTTTTAA